The Sulfoacidibacillus ferrooxidans nucleotide sequence GAAGAGTATTATTTTGCAGTACAAGATAGTTCTGTTCTGCTTGCTGAATTACTTGATCGTATGACGATCAATGTGTCTGAATTTCTTCGCAATCCAGTGCGTTGGGAGACGCTTAAGAAAGATATCATACCTAGGTTGATCTCCTCGAGAGAGTTTCATGCATGGAGTGCTGCTTGTAGCACTGGTCAAGAGCCATATACACTTTTTATGATACTTGCGAATGTTATATCGATTGAACAGATCTCTATTTTAGCAACAGATATTGATGTTCAAGCACTTAGTGTAGCTAAAAGAGGACAATATGCTGTACAAGAGATAACGATGTTAGACAAACGTTGGCAGGACAGCTACTTTATAGAGGATGAGCATCACAAGGTAGTGGTAGCTCCATTTGTCAAAGAGCGTATTACATTTCACCAACACAATTTACTAGCTGATGTTTTCCCTACACATTTAGATCTGATCATCTGTAGGAATGT carries:
- a CDS encoding CheR family methyltransferase → MDHDRSSSLGYDWFVEQFRSTTGIDLSLYKRAQMERRLFALCTKRGYQSFEEYYFAVQDSSVLLAELLDRMTINVSEFLRNPVRWETLKKDIIPRLISSREFHAWSAACSTGQEPYTLFMILANVISIEQISILATDIDVQALSVAKRGQYAVQEITMLDKRWQDSYFIEDEHHKVVVAPFVKERITFHQHNLLADVFPTHLDLIICRNVLIYFTDDAKHMLIEKFAQALRVGGILFVGGTEQIFHPETYRLKQVIPFFYERI